A section of the Schistosoma haematobium chromosome ZW, whole genome shotgun sequence genome encodes:
- the GPT2_1 gene encoding glycerol-3-phosphate O-acyltransferase 2 (EggNog:ENOG410V7Y4~COG:E), producing MDRVLTLETINPNMIKIEYAVRGPIVERALQIEKELKNGDKKSFSEVVKCNIGDCHATGQRFITFVRQVTALATFPHLLKEKSFPEDTKSRAKDLLAACSGSSVGSYSHSLGLELVRKDVAKYIHQRDGIESNWENIFLACGATEAVKMLLEMISTTGRGSERAGVMIPIPQYPLYSATNSEYNNFQINYYLDESDNWSLSADELKRALTSVKGQCIPKAIVIINPGNPTGQVLPQKCMEDIIKFAVDNRLILIADEVYQQNVYQPDKYPWVSFKKVLFNMGPSYSGKLELASLMSCSKGYMGECGYRGGYCELLNFDPAVQAQLYKALSARLCPPLMGQVALEAIVNPPKPGEASYSLFVKERDDVLSALKDKADITYSALNSMPNMSCNPVQGAMYAFPRIHLPPKAIQEAKRRGEAPDFFYCLQLLEEKGICVVPGSGFGQQEGTYHFRTTILPSVEKMKYVMKQVEEFHISFMKKYS from the exons ATGGATAGAGTGCTAACGCTTGAAACTATCAATCCCAATATGATAAAAATCGAATATGCAGTACGTGGGCCAATCGTGGAACGTGCTCTTCAAATCGAAAAAGAACTCAAGAAT GGTGATAAAAAATCCTTCAGTGAAGTTGTCAAGTGTAATATTGGTGACTGTCACGCAACTGGCCAAAGGTTCATAACGTTCGTACGTCAAGTCACTGCTCTGGCAACTTTTCCCCATCTCCTCAAAGAGAAGAGTTTTCCAGAGGATACAAAATCAAGAGCTAAGGATTTGTTAGCAGCTTGTTCTGGTTCTAGTGTCG GTTCTTACAGTCACTCTCTGGGGCTGGAGTTAGTTCGTAAAGATGTAGCAAAGTATATACATCAACGCGATGGTATTGAGTCTAACTGGGAGAATATTTTTCTAGCTTGCGGGGCTACGGAGGCCGTAAAG ATGTTACTGGAAATGATATCCACAACCGGTCGAGGCAGTGAACGCGCTGGTGTTATGATTCCAATACCGCAGTATCCTTTGTATTCAGCTACGAATTCCGAATACAATAACTTTCAG ATTAACTACTACTTAGATGAAAGTGACAACTGGTCCTTATCTGCTGATGAATTGAAACGAGCACTAACGAGCGTCAAAGGACAGTGCATACCGAAAGCCATAGTTATAATTAATCCAGGAAATCCAACGGGTCAAGTACTTCCTCAAAAATGTATGGAAGATATTATTAAATTTGCAGTTGATAACCGACTGATTTTGATAGCTGATGAAGTTTACCAGCAAAATGTTTACCAGCCGGACAAATATCCATGGGTTAGTTTTAAAAAAGTTTTGTTCAATATGGGACCAAGTTACTCAGGAAAATTGGAATTGGCCTCACTCATGTCCTGTAGCAAAGGTTACATGGGAGA ATGTGGATATCGCGGTGGATATTGTGAATTATTAAATTTTGATCCAGCTGTTCAAGCTCAGCTTTACAAAGCCCTTTCAGCACGATTATGTCCACCCCTAATGGGACAG GTAGCATTAGAAGCAATCGTGAATCCGCCTAAACCAGGTGAAGCATCATATTCCTTATTTGTCAAAGAACGAGATGATGTATTAAGTGCATTGAAAGATAAAGCTGATATCACCTATAGCGCACTGAATTCAATGCCAAATATGTCATGTAATCCTGTTCAAGGTGCAATGTATGCCTTTCCACGCATACATTTACCACCAAAAGCTATTCAAGAAGCTAAA AGAAGAGGAGAAGCACCAGATTTCTTCTATTGTTTACAACTGTTAGAAGAAAAAGGTATATGTGTAGTTCCCGGTTCTGGTTTTGGGCAACAAGAAGGAACGTATCATTTCAG AACCACTATTTTACCGTCTGTTGAGAAGATGAAATATGTTATGAAACAAGTTGAAGAATTTCATATATCATTTATGAAGAAATATTCTTAA
- the GPT2_1 gene encoding glycerol-3-phosphate O-acyltransferase 2, variant 2 (EggNog:ENOG410V7Y4~COG:E), with product MDRVLTLETINPNMIKIEYAVRGPIVERALQIEKELKNGDKKSFSEVVKCNIGDCHATGQRFITFVRQVTALATFPHLLKEKSFPEDTKSRAKDLLAACSGSSVGSYSHSLGLELVRKDVAKYIHQRDGIESNWENIFLACGATEAVKMLLEMISTTGRGSERAGVMIPIPQYPLYSATNSEYNNFQINYYLDESDNWSLSADELKRALTSVKGQCIPKAIVIINPGNPTGQVLPQKCMEDIIKFAVDNRLILIADEVYQQNVYQPDKYPWVSFKKVLFNMGPSYSGKLELASLMSCSKGYMGECGYRGGYCELLNFDPAVQAQLYKALSARLCPPLMGQVALEAIVNPPKPGEASYSLFVKERDDVLSALKDKADITYSALNSMPNMSCNPVQGAMYAFPRIHLPPKAIQEAK from the exons ATGGATAGAGTGCTAACGCTTGAAACTATCAATCCCAATATGATAAAAATCGAATATGCAGTACGTGGGCCAATCGTGGAACGTGCTCTTCAAATCGAAAAAGAACTCAAGAAT GGTGATAAAAAATCCTTCAGTGAAGTTGTCAAGTGTAATATTGGTGACTGTCACGCAACTGGCCAAAGGTTCATAACGTTCGTACGTCAAGTCACTGCTCTGGCAACTTTTCCCCATCTCCTCAAAGAGAAGAGTTTTCCAGAGGATACAAAATCAAGAGCTAAGGATTTGTTAGCAGCTTGTTCTGGTTCTAGTGTCG GTTCTTACAGTCACTCTCTGGGGCTGGAGTTAGTTCGTAAAGATGTAGCAAAGTATATACATCAACGCGATGGTATTGAGTCTAACTGGGAGAATATTTTTCTAGCTTGCGGGGCTACGGAGGCCGTAAAG ATGTTACTGGAAATGATATCCACAACCGGTCGAGGCAGTGAACGCGCTGGTGTTATGATTCCAATACCGCAGTATCCTTTGTATTCAGCTACGAATTCCGAATACAATAACTTTCAG ATTAACTACTACTTAGATGAAAGTGACAACTGGTCCTTATCTGCTGATGAATTGAAACGAGCACTAACGAGCGTCAAAGGACAGTGCATACCGAAAGCCATAGTTATAATTAATCCAGGAAATCCAACGGGTCAAGTACTTCCTCAAAAATGTATGGAAGATATTATTAAATTTGCAGTTGATAACCGACTGATTTTGATAGCTGATGAAGTTTACCAGCAAAATGTTTACCAGCCGGACAAATATCCATGGGTTAGTTTTAAAAAAGTTTTGTTCAATATGGGACCAAGTTACTCAGGAAAATTGGAATTGGCCTCACTCATGTCCTGTAGCAAAGGTTACATGGGAGA ATGTGGATATCGCGGTGGATATTGTGAATTATTAAATTTTGATCCAGCTGTTCAAGCTCAGCTTTACAAAGCCCTTTCAGCACGATTATGTCCACCCCTAATGGGACAG GTAGCATTAGAAGCAATCGTGAATCCGCCTAAACCAGGTGAAGCATCATATTCCTTATTTGTCAAAGAACGAGATGATGTATTAAGTGCATTGAAAGATAAAGCTGATATCACCTATAGCGCACTGAATTCAATGCCAAATATGTCATGTAATCCTGTTCAAGGTGCAATGTATGCCTTTCCACGCATACATTTACCACCAAAAGCTATTCAAGAAGCTAAA TAA